The Deltaproteobacteria bacterium sequence CCTCTTCCGACCGGGACCGCGGGCACACCAGCACCGCGTCCCCGCTCCGCACCACCACCACGTCGTCCATCCCGAGCACCGCGACCACGCCGCCGTCCGTTCGGACCAGGGTGTTCCGGCACTCCGCCAGGACCACGTCCCCGAAGGTGACGTTCCCGCCCGTCCCGTCCAGGAATTCGTGCAGGGAGCGCCACGTCCCCAGGTCGCTCCACCCCACGTTCGCCGGCAGCACCAGGATCCCCTGCTCCTTCTCCAGGATCCCGTAGTCGACGGAGACCGACGGCATGCGCCGGTACGCGTCCCGGATCCTCCGGTCGAATCCCCGGGCGTCCCCCTGGAACGCCTTCCGGATCCCGCGGTCGACTTCGGGGAGGAATCGCGCGAGGCGGTCCGCGAAGGTGTCGGCCCGGAAAAGGAACACGCCGCTGTTCCAGTCGAACCGGCCGGAGCGGAGGAACCGCTTCGCCTTGGTGAGATCCGGTTTCTCCGCGAACCGCGCCACCCGGAAGGCTCCCCGGATCCTCCCGGGGAACGGCCTGCCCCGCTCGATGTACCCGTACCCGGTGGCCGGGTGGGTCGGCGGCACTCCGAGGGTGACGATCCGGCCGGTCTCGCGCGCCAGGCGCAGCCCCTTGCGGATCACGGCGCGAAATGCCGGGACGTCCGCGATGGCGTGGTCCGCCGGCGTGGCCAGGATCACCGCGTCGGGGTCCTTGCGGGAGATGCGGGCCGCGGCCAGGGCGATCGCCGGGCCGGTGTTTTTCCCCTCCGGCTCGAGGAGGATGTTCCCCTTCGGGATGCCGAGCGCGGCGGGGGAGAGGTGCGGGGCGTCCTTCCTCCCGGCGACGACCCAGAGCCGATCCGGGGGGACGACGGGCGCCAGGCGGGACAGCGTTTCCCGGATCATCGGTCCGCCGCCGGTCAGGTCCAGGAACTGCTTCGAGCGGAGCGCCCGGCTCTCCGGCCAGAACCGCGTTCCCGATCCACCGGCCATCACGACCGCGTGATCCATCGTCCCACCCCCGCGGGAGATTCTTTACGATAGAATACCCCGGTGCTCGCCAACCTGAAAAAAAGTTTCCTGACCGGCGTGTTCGTCCTTGTTCCGCTCGTCGTGTCGGTGGCGCTGCTCCTGTGGTTCTTCGAGAAGATGGACAATCTCTTCTCCCCCGTCGTCGACGGTTTCGTCCGGGCGGCCGTTCCCGGGACCGACCACATCCCGGGCACGGGGATCCTCGCCGGCCTGGTCATCATCCTGCTGCTCGGATTTCTCGCCCGGAACGTCGTCGGGAAGAGCCTTCTCGACGCCCTCGACCGGCTGATCCAGCGGATTCCCGGATACCGGACCGTCTACTCGACCATCAAGCAGCTCACCAACGCCTTCTCCCCCGAGAGCACGAAATCGTTCAAGGAAGTGCTCCTGGTGGAGTTCCCGGGGAAGGGGTTGTTCGCCCTGGGTTTTCGCACCATGACGGTGGAGGAGGGGGAGCGCCGCCTGGTGGTGGTCTACGTCCCCACGAACAACCTGTACCTCGGAGAGGTGCTCTTCCTGCCGGAGGAGGACGTGGTGCGCCTGGAGATGTCCGTGGAGCAGGCGGTCCGGATCCTGATGTCCGGGGGGATCGCCGCGCCGCAGGAGCTGCGCCGGGCCAGGCCGGCGGGCGGGTGAACTTTTTATCCCGGGGGGCTTGACACGGGAATCCGTAAACCCGTAATCTGTACCGGCCATGAATCGCAGGGAAGCGCACATCGGATCGCCCGGGCTCGCTCTACTCCGCTCCCATAGGAGCCGGACCGCCCGCCTGTAGCGCGTAGCGCACCACATACGACAATATCGGCCGCGGGGACCGGCAGGTTCCCGCGGTTTTATTTTTGGTGGCTCCCGGGGAACCGATCCCCGGGAGCCGTTTTCTTTTCAACCACATGACCGAAGGAGGAGAGAGATGGCGGACAAGGTGTTCATCTTCGACACGACGCTCCGGGACGGGGAGCAGGTCCCGGGGGCGAAACTCGCAAAGGACCAGAAGGTGGAGATCGCGCGGCAGCTGGCGGCGCTCAACGTGGACATGGGTTCCCGGCGTCGTCCCCCGGCGACTTCGAGTCGGTCCAGGCGGTCGCGCGGACGGTCAAGGGTCCGGTGATCACCGGGCTCGCCCGCGCGGTCAAGAAGGACATCGACACGCTGTGGGACGCGGTGAAGGTCGCGAAGCGCCCCCGGATCCACACGTTCCTCGGCACCTCGGACATCCACATCCAGAAGAAGTTCCGCGCCGACCGGGAGAAGATCCTCCAGTGGTGCGTGGACACGGTCAAGTACGCCCGGTCGCTGTGCCGGGACGTGGAGTTCTCCACGGAGGACGCCTCCCGGACCGACTTCGAGTACCTCTGCCGGACGGTCGAGGCGGTCGTGAAAGCCGGTGCGACCACGATCAACATCCCCGACACCGTCGGGTACGCCACCCCGATGGAGATGGCGGACCGTGTGCGGCGGCTGAAGGAGAAGGTCCCCGCGCTCGACCACGCCATCCTCTCGATGCATTGCCACGACGACCTCGGGCTCTCCACGGCGAACACGCTGGCCGGGATCCTCGCCGGCGCGCGGCAGGCGGAGGTGACGGTGAACGGGATCGGCGAGCGGGCCGGGAACGCTTCGCTGGAGGAGGTGGTGCTGGCGATTAAGACCCGCAAGGACGTTTTCGGCGGCCTCGCGACGGGCGTGAACACGAAGGAGATCGCGAAGACGAGCCGGATGGTCTCGAAACTGATGGGCCTCCCCATCCAGCGGAACAAGGCGATCGTCGGGTCCAACGCCTTCGCCCACTCGTCGGGCATCCACCAGGACGGGATCCTCAAGGACCGCTCGACCTACGAGATCATCCGCCCGGAGGACGTCGGCGTCACGGCGCACACCTTCGCGCTGACCGCCCGGTCGGGGCGCGCCGCGCTCAAGCACCACATCGCCGGGATGGGGCACCACCCGACCGATTCGCAGCTCGACGCCGTCTACGACAAGTTCCTGGTGCTGGCGGACAAGAAGAAGGAGGTCATGATCGAGGACCTCGAGATCCTCGTGCAGGACGAGCTGTTCAAGGTGCCGGAGACGTACCGGCTGGTCCACCTCCAGATCCTGTCGGGGACGCAGGCCACGCCGATGGCGGCGCTCAAGGTGCAGCGCGACAGGGAGGTGGTCGAGGAGTCGTCCATCGGGAACGGTCCGATCGACGCGGCGTACAAGTGCATCGACCGGATCGTGGGGCGCAGCTTCCAGCTGATCGACTTCGGTCTGAACGCGGTCACTTCGGGGCAGGACGCGATCGGCGAGGCGCGGGTGCGGATCCGCTCCAACGGGACGATCTTCTCCGGCGGGGCGAGCTCGACCGACATCATCGAGGCGGCGATCAAGGCGTACCTCGCCGCCATCAACCGGTGGGTGGCCGCGGAAGGGAAGACGGGAAAGAAAGGCGCGAAGAAGACGGAGCTCGCGCCGATGCAGTCCCCGTAACCGCGTCGGGGAGGCGGGGACGTCCCGCAACCGGCGGGCGTCCCCGCCGTTTACCGGTACTCCTCCCGCGGAGGGGAGAAGGCGTCGAGCGCCACGGCCCCCCCGGGCCCCGCCTTCGCCGCGTGGGGCACGCCTCCGGGGACGAGGTACAGCTCGTTCCCGGCGAGCTGCCGCGTCTCGCCCGCGATCGTGAACTCCATCGTCCCCGACACCATCATCCCCATCTGCTCGTGCGGGTGGGAGTGGGTCGGCACGACCGCGTCCGGTTCCAGGGTGACCAGGGAGAACATCAGCTTCTCCCCCGACGCGATCCTCGCGGTCACCCCCGGCGCGAGCGTCTTCGGCGCGATTCCTTCCGGTTTCCAGAAACCGTGCATGGAATACCTCCTGGCTAATTCGCGGGATCGGGCAGAACGTACCCCGCGTCCGGGATGACGAGCGGGACGGGCAGCTCGCCCAGAAAACGTTTCGCCGCGCGGATCGCCTCCGCGAGGTTCGTTGCGGGGGCCATCCCCATCGCCTCCACGTCGTCGGGCGAAAGGGAGGAGACGAGGATCACGCGACAGGCGCGGGTCTTGACGAGGAGCGCGTGGGCGGTCTGTCCGTAGATCTGGTAGTTCGCCCGCAGCTCCCTCTCCAGCGCGTCCGGTTCCCGGAAACGGAACCAGGGGAAGAAGTTCGGGGATCCGAATCCGTCCGGACATTCCGCGAGGAGGATCAGTACGCCGCCGGACGATGTCGCGAGGAACGCGTTGTCCAGCGCCTTGTGGGCCTGGATGAGGTTGATGTCCTTCGGGAATCCCCCGGCGGAGGCGATCACCAGGGGGTACCGTTTCTGGACCCGGACCCGGAAATGCCTCGCGTACAGCGCGCACCCTTCCTCGTGCGCCTTCTGCCAGTGCCCGGCGACCAGGTCGAAGAGCCGCTTCCCCGGGGTCAGCAGGGAGTTCACCAGGAAGGCGGGGGAGGCCATCGACACCGCCTCGACCAGGTCCTCGTGCACCGGGTTCCCCGCGAGGACTCCGGGGCGCGCCATGGGGTCCTTGCCCGTGCCGTCGGGACGGAACACGCGGAAATGGGTCTGGTGGGCCGTCCCGCGGCCGGCGCAACCGGGAACGAGCGCCTTGCGTCCGCCGCCGAATCCGGCGAAGTAGTGGAAGGAGATCGTGCCCGTGAGGACGATCCGCTCGTGCTCCATCACGCGCCGGCACACCTGCACCCTCGTCCCGCGGGAGGTTCGCCCCAGCTCCAGGAGCTCCCCCTCCGGGTCGGACTGCTCCACCCTTACCCCCGAGTCGATCTCCGGGCCGATGGCGTCCCGCAACTCCCCGTCCGTCATCGGGCGGTGGGTGCCGCGCGCGACGAAGAGGGTCACACGGTTCCGCGGGACACCGGCGGCGTCGGTCTCGCGGAGGAGGAACGGGAGAAACTTCTCCGTCGCGCTGTACCGGGTGACGTCCGAGATCGGGACGGCCACGCGGTCTCCCTTCCGCACGAGGCGCGACAGCGGCAGCGCTCCGATCGGACGCGCGATCCGGCGCGCGATCTGGGCCTCCTCCGACGGGGGAAGCGGCGGGAGCTTCGCCGCCAGCACGTCGAACCGGCGGAAGACCCCTTCGGGGACCCGTTGCCCCGTAGGCCCGTACCGGAGGATGGCTTTCTCGCGCGACGACACCGAATCTCCCCGCCCGCAGGTGGGGGTCATGGCCGGAACGCTTTCGCCGGCGCGTCCGCGAACCGGACCCGTCGTCCCTGGAGGGTCAGGGGGAGCTCCAGGTGGTTCTCCGCGAGCAGCGCCGCGTCGGAGAGGATTTCCTCCGCGGGGCCGTCGGCGACGATCGCGCCGTCCCGGATCACGAGACAACGGTCGCAGACGTCGAGGATGAGGTCGAGGTCGTGGGAGGCGACGATCTTCGAGTGCGCGAAGCTGTTGAGCAGTCCGATCACGGCGCGCCGTGACCTCGGATCGAGGCTGGCGGCCGGTTCGTCCATGACGAGGATGTCCGGCTCCATCGCGATGACCGTGGCGATCGCCACGGCGCTTTTCTGTCCCCCCGAGAGGTGGTGAGGCGGCTTGTCGACGAGCGCGAGCGCATTCACCCGGTCCAGC is a genomic window containing:
- a CDS encoding mannose-1-phosphate guanylyltransferase → MDHAVVMAGGSGTRFWPESRALRSKQFLDLTGGGPMIRETLSRLAPVVPPDRLWVVAGRKDAPHLSPAALGIPKGNILLEPEGKNTGPAIALAAARISRKDPDAVILATPADHAIADVPAFRAVIRKGLRLARETGRIVTLGVPPTHPATGYGYIERGRPFPGRIRGAFRVARFAEKPDLTKAKRFLRSGRFDWNSGVFLFRADTFADRLARFLPEVDRGIRKAFQGDARGFDRRIRDAYRRMPSVSVDYGILEKEQGILVLPANVGWSDLGTWRSLHEFLDGTGGNVTFGDVVLAECRNTLVRTDGGVVAVLGMDDVVVVRSGDAVLVCPRSRSEEVKRMAEEVRRRYPALA
- a CDS encoding DUF502 domain-containing protein, which translates into the protein MLANLKKSFLTGVFVLVPLVVSVALLLWFFEKMDNLFSPVVDGFVRAAVPGTDHIPGTGILAGLVIILLLGFLARNVVGKSLLDALDRLIQRIPGYRTVYSTIKQLTNAFSPESTKSFKEVLLVEFPGKGLFALGFRTMTVEEGERRLVVVYVPTNNLYLGEVLFLPEEDVVRLEMSVEQAVRILMSGGIAAPQELRRARPAGG
- a CDS encoding cupin domain-containing protein, whose product is MHGFWKPEGIAPKTLAPGVTARIASGEKLMFSLVTLEPDAVVPTHSHPHEQMGMMVSGTMEFTIAGETRQLAGNELYLVPGGVPHAAKAGPGGAVALDAFSPPREEYR
- the larA gene encoding nickel-dependent lactate racemase, with product MSSREKAILRYGPTGQRVPEGVFRRFDVLAAKLPPLPPSEEAQIARRIARPIGALPLSRLVRKGDRVAVPISDVTRYSATEKFLPFLLRETDAAGVPRNRVTLFVARGTHRPMTDGELRDAIGPEIDSGVRVEQSDPEGELLELGRTSRGTRVQVCRRVMEHERIVLTGTISFHYFAGFGGGRKALVPGCAGRGTAHQTHFRVFRPDGTGKDPMARPGVLAGNPVHEDLVEAVSMASPAFLVNSLLTPGKRLFDLVAGHWQKAHEEGCALYARHFRVRVQKRYPLVIASAGGFPKDINLIQAHKALDNAFLATSSGGVLILLAECPDGFGSPNFFPWFRFREPDALERELRANYQIYGQTAHALLVKTRACRVILVSSLSPDDVEAMGMAPATNLAEAIRAAKRFLGELPVPLVIPDAGYVLPDPAN
- a CDS encoding ABC transporter ATP-binding protein, whose product is MSHHFLEFKDVRFRYPDGTEALKGVSFRITHGEAVGIVGANGAGKSTLLLHMNGHLLPSSGDVTVGDVPLRKETRTEIRRKVGVVFQNPDDMLFMPTVFDDVAFGPLNLGLPADRVRERVHDALDRVNALALVDKPPHHLSGGQKSAVAIATVIAMEPDILVMDEPAASLDPRSRRAVIGLLNSFAHSKIVASHDLDLILDVCDRCLVIRDGAIVADGPAEEILSDAALLAENHLELPLTLQGRRVRFADAPAKAFRP